The Bacillus sp. F19 DNA segment CGCGGCCAAAACCATTTCCCTAAGCTCAAGACACCGTTCCGATGTGCAGCGTCCGTATAAGCGGGATTAGGTAAATTGATAACACCATATTGAGCACTCTCTTCTTCTGAATGTAAAATAGGCAGCCCGTGCCATGCCCCGTAAATATCTGTATACTGCCAAAATTTAAGGAGGTTCTTCGCAAAAGATTTACCGTATTTAAAACTGATTGCTGATTTATCATAATCTGCAGATAAATTCATTACCTGTGGACGCGAACTGAGTTTGGGATTAACTTGAGCTGGTGCAAAAAATGGAATTCTTTTTGCCAATGGAACACGGGACCGATTATATTTTGCAAAGGGATCTGACTCAGCACTCCAATTTTTAATGTCATTCACATTATAGCCATGCAGACGAACCTGGTTAGTTTCTCTGCCTTTAACACTATTAGTCAATGTTTCTCTCCTCCCTAATAAATAATTCCTCAATGTCACAGAGTGATTTATTAACACAGCCTCCAATCTAATGATTAATTATTTATAGCTTTGCAAATTAATAGCATTATTTATATATGTATCTTTTTTTTAATGTGTCGTAACTGACAATTCTCTGCTAAATTGGGAATGTGTATATTTTAGTTGAGGCGAGCAGAACATATTTTTCAAATAAATGATATTCTCGCATAGTACAGAGCTCTAAGAGTATTTTTCATAACCTAACATACAATCATCTTGAGAAAAACAACCAACACTTTCACTCAATAACAAAACAACAAAAAAAACCTTGAAAATACTCAAGGTTTTTTTTCGCCGATAATTAATAAACTTTGCTTAATAAAAAAGAGCTAGCAAAATACCGCTAACTCTCGTATTGATCAATAAATGGCCTAATTACAATCTTTGAATCAACCAATAAAATGACAGCACAAAAATAAGGCAAGACGTTGAAATCATCATTTTACGATACCATGGGAACCTTCGCAGCCATAGCAAGAAGGGAAGTAATAGGCATAGGACCATGAGCTGGCCCGCTTCCACACCTAAATTAAATGTCAGGAGTGAGCCAATCAGATTTCCTTTTGGAAGTCCTGTTTCAGCTAAAGCCCCGGCGAAGCCCATACCGTGAATCAGGCCAAATATGGCTGTCAATATCCACCGCCATTTCGCCTTTTGAACAAACATATTTTCCACGGCCACGTAACAGATCGTCAGGGCAATCAAGGCTTCGACCCAATGCGAACTGACCTGAATACGGTCGGTGGCCACCAAGAATAGTGTTATGCTGTGGCCGATTGTAAAAGCAGTAACAATTTTCAACGCATCCTTTAAGCGAGATGCGATTAATACTAAGGATAACAAAAACAGCAAATGATCGTACCCGGTCAAAATGTGTTCGATTCCAAGTACAAAGTATTTCCATAGGACGGATCCAGTTTCAGGCTGGGGAGGGTCCTTAGGAAGGTCCTGGGAAAGGTTGATCAGAATATCTCTATTAGTGCTATCAATCATATCCTGCTGAAAATATTCCCCTGCATGGACCATGAGTACACTCGTATGAGCAGGCGCATCGTCAAACACCAGATCGTAATGAAGATTAAATTGTTCGATTTCTTCATCGGCGATAAACGTCAGTTGAAATTCCATGCCTCTTACGGCACCCTTTTGCGCCATGTTCATCGAAACCAATTCCATCGTTAAGGGCTTCGAATCCGCATCTATGCGAAGACCTTTCTGTAGATAGGATTCGATTTTTTGCGAGGCCTGTTCATCGTTCACCAGATTATCCAAGTCAGTACCGAATTGTGGAAACAAGTCTGTTTGTTCTATAAAAAGATCATAGAGAATCTCGTTCCCTTCAATGTTTAAATCCGAGTAATTCATATTTATGGAATGCGCATGTGAAGTTGTGGCAGTCCCAAAAAATAATAAGATCATGATGATGAACATGGACAGAAATGAACGCTGCTTCATAGCGGAACCTCTTTTCATGAAATGTTAGTATTACAATCTGCAATATAGTTTATCCGGTTACGAACGTTCATTCTGCAGCTTGAACATGTTGCTCGACTTATTTCAAGCTGTCCAAGAGTGTTTTTACTTGAGGGTTAAGGTTCAATGCGTACAGAACGATCGTAAGCGCCTCTGCGCGTGTGGAGTTGCCCTTCGGATCAAATAAGCCATTGCCCTTGCCGCTGATGATTCCCGCTTTTTCCGCATCCTTGATTTGATTTGCTGCATAAGAGCTTGCGCTTGCTATATCCGCAAAGTTGCCTTTGGAAGCATCTTTGTCCACTTTACTTAAGTCCACAATACGGGATAGAATAATAACCATTTTTTCACGGTTAATCGTTTTGTTCGGCTTGAACGTCCCGTCATCATATCCGGTAATCACTCCTGCGCTAGCAAGCTTCTCAATGGCGTCTTTACCCCCAGTGTCTGTCAATATCTTTCACAACAACCGACTGGACAACAATTAGGTCAATTTCTACACCGACGGCGCCAGCGACTGTCACATTACATATGAAATATGAGCCGGTATCCCGTTGCAGAGCGAGGAAATGCAGCTTTAGTACACCTTTGATACCATTAATCGTCCAAATCGATGAGGGGGAGAAAATTGATCTCCCCCAGTTTCATTACCGATCCATCCTAAATTTCGATTATGTGATGACACCTGCGTGTATACTTTTGGTTTCAAACACTTGAATTGCTCTACTTTTGTGTCAATACATATTGAGCGTCTCGCAGCAAATATTCAGCCGCTTCGCTTGAGATGTGCTTCCCGCTTTGAGCCTTCAATTTAATACGATTCAATACAATAAATTCTTTTAAGTTAGAAGCTAATTCTTTACAGTTTCTGTTTCAAGGACGCTAATCTCCGCGGCCGCTGCCCAGCCGTTAACACCCGCCGTCGCTTCGAGCTTGACATATGATGCATCTGTAGGATCAAAAGTTGCTACTTTCTCCGCATTGTCGTTTGCCCAAGTTCCGCTTGCAACTTTAGTAAAGGCCACTCCATCTGTACTTACATAAACGTTATATCCTGTAATATTTCCGTTGCTGCCTGATGGCCTTGGTAAATACGCGACCTTATCGATTGCGTAAGTTCCTCCAAGATTTAAGGTGATCGATTGGGGGAGAACATCAGATTTATCCCACTTTGTATGCCAAAACGTTTGTGGGTCTCCGTCAATCGCCATGGATGCTGAATTATTTTCACCAATCGTTTCCTGACTTGTCGCCGTTGCCGTCATTTGAGACTGAGGGATCTTATTAACCGTTACTTTAATGCTTGTTGTCAAAGGCACGTTATTGGGATTTTTCACCCCAGTTGGCAAAGTTACAGTTCCATTGACAGCGAAGGTTTGTGCAGTCTTTACAGTGGGATCATAGTTTGAAGCATCTACATTCCATGTCACATTGGCTTCTCCCCTGCCTGCATCAGTATCCAAGGATACTGTCTTTGGCAAGCCAAGGGCGTCCGCTGTCTTCGCCGTTCCGATTGTCAACCCTGTTAAGTCAGCAGGCGCAGTGATGCTGTTTAAATTAACACTTTGAGCCTCAATGTCAATGTCCTGCGACGAACGGTTATACATGGAATCGTCGGCGAATACCCTGAGTATATATGGAGTAGTCGGCGACAAATCTGTAAACTTATAATGTCTGTATTCATCGAATGGTTTGTCTAGCGGCAGTGAAAGGCTGTTAAACGATTTGTCCACTTTCCCGGTGAGCTTGTTGATAAGCTGAATATTATATTCCAAAACGCGCACATTGTCATTTGCTTGCTTTATTGTAAAAGCAAGTTCGTTGTTTTTGTAGGAATCGACCGTAATACCCTCTTCAAACTGCGGAGCTATGAGTTCTCTTATATCGCTCCTGCTATAGGTAAAGGCATCTTTGCCTTCACCAACGACTTTTACAGAAGGTGTCCCTACATATTCATCTGTACTTAAATTATACTGTTTGATGATAATTTTTGAACCGTAAACCTCTATGAAATTCGCGATGCGGGGTGTGGTATGGTAGTTGATATACGAGCCTTCTATATATCCGCCGTACGGACCGTTATCAATATAACTGGAATATGAACTCGCACCGCTGTCGAGATACGTAGCCGCACCTTGATAGTGAGAACGTTCGTCGGTCGGGTCGTATTGCGTATGACCTGACATATATACCACCTGCGAAAAATTATTGTCCGCAATATATTTACCTACAGCATTACTTCCCGCGCTGCTCCATGCCGATCCCCACGCGGTTCCGCTTATAGGGTAGTGAGAAGATACAAATATCGGTTTGGTTGGATCGTAATCCTCTTCTTTTTTAATTTGGTCGAGGAAATTGTTGGTTTTTCCCACCGTATTGCTGTTGTTAAAATTTCCGTCAAAACCCACAAAATTATATCCTTTTACCTTTACCCTATAAGCATCGTTATAGAAGTTGTTATCGTATGAATTCGTTGACTCGTTCCACGCGCCCGCCGAACCGATAGGTATTAAATTTTGGGAGCCGGCCATATCATGGTTGCCTCTTACCATATAAAGCTTCGTATTGTCAAACAGTCCCTCACTTTTAAGTTTATTGTGTACGTCTGTCAGGTGCTTCATCCACACATATTCCTCAGCTCTGTTACCGCCGGTAACGTCGCCAGGAATAAAGAGTACGTCGGCCTGTGGGAATAGTCTCAGTTCTGTTCTGTAATCTTTTTCAATGCGCGCGTGTGTTGCGGGATTACCACTGATTTCCGGGTCGCTGTCCACAATCATATTTAAACCGGCGGGAGTTAATGTTTTATTGCTTTTTTGATAGATGAATAAGGCGTTTTTTAGTTCACGTACGTAATAATTGATGGTTTCCTGTGTATATAATTTTACTTTTTGCGTTGTTGCAACCGTAGTTGCCGTATTCAAAACCTTTTTCAAATGATCAAAATCGGTTTGGCTGAAGCCTTTGCCGAGACCGTCTGCTATTATTGTATTTGCTTCTGATATTGTGTCGTTAAGTGCATTCACATCTACTTTATTTACAGCGTAACTCTTATAATTAGCTTGAACTACATCGCTGCTAAATGCACCTTTCCAAACATTCAGATCAGCTATATCGAATGAATTACCGCCATGTTTGCCCAATCCGTCGCTACCTATATTTAATGGGTTCGATGTATCTAAAGTTCCGATCCCAAGCGAAGTTTCAGTCATTTTGTAACCATCAATATACAACGATCCGAGCATTTTATCTCTGTCTACAACAAATGTCACGTAACGCCATTCGGAAGCATTAAACGTGTCGCGCCCAAATTTTACTGATGTGGTCGGGAATCCTAAATTCATATTGACCGAATTGGCTGATGTATAAATCGCCCAGCCTTCGTTAGAGCTCTTAGTAAAATCCTTGTTTGATAATATGACCTGATTATTGTTAGTGTCACCCTTATACCAGAAGGATGTGGTAAAACTGTCATTACCAAAATTCAAGCTATGCTTCGTACCGACATAATTGCCGTCTCCGCTTTCTAAGTGCAGAGCTTTGGTCCCGGGTAATACACCGTCTACATAACTATAATTTCCTTTCCCTTCCAAGTTCTCTTGATTTGCATCGTCCTTTAAATTATTGTCGAATTTCATCGATGCAATAAGGGGGTTGGCATTTAATACTGCGTTCGTGGGCAATGAAGTTTTTCTGTCACCATTTGATGGTAAACCAACTACAACGCGTAATTTTTTACCAATATCATTTAACGTTACGGTGTAGCTTTTGGATGTACCACCCGATTTGACATTAATATATTTATCGCTTATACGTGATTCCTGTACTTGCCATTGAAAAGTTAGATTTTTGCCCATTGAATCATCATCCATGATTACACTGGCGGTGATCGTTTGACCGTAAACCGGCTGCATATTGTCGATTTTGACGATATTGTCGTCCGACTTGTTTGTAAGTGCGTCTGCGGTGGTCGATAACATAACGAATATCATCGTGAATGCGAGGGTAATAGATAAAATTCTTTTCATTACAGAAAACCTCCATATTTTAAGTATTTTAAGAGTCTGTTCAAAAAGCTTGTAAAATTGAGTAAAAAACAAAACCGTAGCGAAACTTTGATGCGGAATATTGATTATATCGATCATGTCGACGACTCCATTGTGCTGGAGAAGGTCGCCCCGCTTTACAAAGATGGCGGGCATCCTCCCATCGATCGGGATGAGAGGAGATTTTCCGTCACGGAAATCCCCCTTTCGTTTCCAATATTGGAACCTTGATTTTCTCCTTCTACTGCTCTCATTAAACTGAAATGGTGCCATCTCAAAACAACATAAAATATAACACAGACACACAAATTACCTCTTGTATAAACAAATAATACACAATCATTATTAATTTTCTGTAAATACCGTGTAAATTATTGTTGATTTTATGCAAAATTACACATAAACACACAATTACACAATAAATAGCTGATGGTGGATTTTATTTTCCTGGCTGCAAAAAATAAAGATTTACTTTGCTGCTTGAAATTTGAGGAGAGAAGCTGAAATGAGATAAAATGAGTTTAAAAAACACATAAAAAAAAAGGAAAGTAGACGGCTACTTTTCCTTCAAATTAATCTTATTCACAATTTCAATACCTTCTTTTTTATATTTCTGCAGTACCTTTTCGGATAGATTTGAATCAGAAATAATACGGTCAACCCTTTCAAAATGGCAGACTTTCAATAATGATGCAACATCAAATTTACTGCTATCCGCCAGCACAATGCAACTTTGAGAATTCTCAAGCATTTTCTTTTTCACTTGGAATTCACCTAACCCGTAATCCGTCAGCCCTTCCGTCAAGGAAATACCACTGATGCTCATAAAAAAAGTATCAATGTGAAATCCTTTAAAAAATTCTTCCGCCAAAGAACCTACTAGACATAATTCTTCATTTCGGAGTACACCCCCGGGCATCAAAATCGTATAATGAGGCATTTCTGAAAGTTCTTTGGCAATGATTAAGGAATTTGTTAAAACGGTAAGTCTTTGAAACCTGCTTTTTAATTCTTTCGCCAATTCGGTATTTGTTGTGCTGACATCTAATGCAATGGATTGTCCTTCTGTAACATAATGTGCAGCAATCTTCGCTATTTCCATCTTTTCCTCAATATTTTTGGTTTCCCGCAATGAGAAATTGATTTCTTGACTGTTCGCATTATCTAAAACCGCTCCACCGCGCACCCTTCTTATATACCCTTCTTTCTCGAGATATTCAAAATCCCTGCGGACTGTTTCGGTAGACACACCAAACATTTTTGTGATCGAAGACACCTTGACAGACTTATTTTTCCGCAAGCATTCCATTATATTTTCATGACGCTCATGAGCTAACAATATTTTCACCTGCTTTAGTTATTAGGCAAATTTGGTATTTCTTAATTTTTTTACTTATTCTATAAATAACACAAATTCGCATAAGTTCACAACCTAACTCATGTAAGATTTTTGTAAAGTTTTTACATATGGATATGTACATACAAGCTTTCTCAGTATTTTTCTACAAAGCTATCCAATATAAATAAGATATGTTTGAATGAACATAATTTTTGGAAAAATGAAGAAATAACCAAAAAGCTGGTTTATAGGAGGCGGAAAACATATTGAGGAGAAGGATGGCCGTTTCATTACTGTTGGTATTTAGTATTTTTACTGGATGCACACAAATTCCCCGCGAAAGAGAATCTGGCATTATCAAAACAAAATTTTTTATAAATTTTCGAACTTAATTTTAAATCCACTGCAAGCTTATATTGCAGCCAGTATAAATCGGTATAGATTGAAAAATTGACAGCTCATATGCTGTCAATTTTCTCTTTATTCGGTCTGCTTTTGCAGCAATTTTTGATTATAAGGCAGGTAGTACCATATGTTTTATCATTATTCTTTCCTGGTCCAAGCTGCGCGTTAAGAAATTGACCACTCAGTAAATCATATTCCAATTGGATTTTCACGCCTGCCGTATTACTACTCCCGCCTGAACCTTGATAGTCAGTGGCAACACGCTATATCTACGTGGTTTTTTACTATTATGATTATCCTTAAAAAACATAATAGCACCTCTTTTTTATTAAGCCTAATTCCTAACTTATTAAGAATTTTATCTTTATTCTTTAAAAGAGTAAACCTAACTAATTCTGCATAAATTGCCTTGGAATCATTCCCGCCCCGACAACTCCAGCTTTCTGATCCAATAAAGCAAGCTTTAATTGCAGATGGGGTCTAAGACTAGGGTACAAAAGCGGAAGCACTTTCTCTTTTAATGGATCTAGCATCAAATCCTTTGATTTCATCACTCCGCCTCCAAGAACGATAACCTCCGGATTTAAAGTATGAACAATATTGGCAATCCCCATTGCCAAATAGCTCAGCGCTTCATCAATAATCTCAGCTGCCTCTTGATTGCCTTCTTGAGCAAACAGGAACACTTCTTTTGCACCGTGGCCCGGCCCAAATACAGACTCAGCTTTTCTCCCAATTGCCGTGCCGCTTGCAAGTGCCTCTAACGCTCCTTTGTTAAGGTTAGGAGCATCTATTGCATGTGGATCTACTATCATATTTCCAATTTCACCGCAGTTTCCCTGAGCACCTGGTATTAGCTTGCCGTCATATACGTATCCCCCGCCAATGCCTGTAGAAACGGTAATATAAAATACGCTTTCAGCTTCTTTGCCAGCACCGATCAGTGCTTCTGCAAGTGCAGCTGCATTGGCATCGTTTTCAAGATACACCGGCAAATGCATGGCCGACTCAATCATTTTTGTTAACTCAATATTTTTCCAGCTAGAAAGATTAGGAGGTTCTATAATGATTCCCCTTTTTGCATCCAGTGGTCCTGGCGCACCAATACCTACTGATCGTATAGCATGTTTTTCCTGCAATGATTGAATCATTGCAATGATCTTTTCAATAGCCGGAAGCGGCCCATTCCCCGCTTCTGTAGGGCATCCAAGCTCTTCTAAAATAATCCCATTATCATCAATCACTGCCACCCGAATGTTTGTACCGCCTAAATCGACTCCGATGTTCATTTTCCCCCACCATCCCATAAACTTGTATAAGATTAATCATATTGTCTATGCTTCTCGTGCACAACAGGA contains these protein-coding regions:
- a CDS encoding discoidin domain-containing protein; its protein translation is MAPFQFNESSRRRKSRFQYWKRKGDFRDGKSPLIPIDGRMPAIFVKRGDLLQHNGVVDMIDIINIPHQSFATVLFFTQFYKLFEQTLKILKIWRFSVMKRILSITLAFTMIFVMLSTTADALTNKSDDNIVKIDNMQPVYGQTITASVIMDDDSMGKNLTFQWQVQESRISDKYINVKSGGTSKSYTVTLNDIGKKLRVVVGLPSNGDRKTSLPTNAVLNANPLIASMKFDNNLKDDANQENLEGKGNYSYVDGVLPGTKALHLESGDGNYVGTKHSLNFGNDSFTTSFWYKGDTNNNQVILSNKDFTKSSNEGWAIYTSANSVNMNLGFPTTSVKFGRDTFNASEWRYVTFVVDRDKMLGSLYIDGYKMTETSLGIGTLDTSNPLNIGSDGLGKHGGNSFDIADLNVWKGAFSSDVVQANYKSYAVNKVDVNALNDTISEANTIIADGLGKGFSQTDFDHLKKVLNTATTVATTQKVKLYTQETINYYVRELKNALFIYQKSNKTLTPAGLNMIVDSDPEISGNPATHARIEKDYRTELRLFPQADVLFIPGDVTGGNRAEEYVWMKHLTDVHNKLKSEGLFDNTKLYMVRGNHDMAGSQNLIPIGSAGAWNESTNSYDNNFYNDAYRVKVKGYNFVGFDGNFNNSNTVGKTNNFLDQIKKEEDYDPTKPIFVSSHYPISGTAWGSAWSSAGSNAVGKYIADNNFSQVVYMSGHTQYDPTDERSHYQGAATYLDSGASSYSSYIDNGPYGGYIEGSYINYHTTPRIANFIEVYGSKIIIKQYNLSTDEYVGTPSVKVVGEGKDAFTYSRSDIRELIAPQFEEGITVDSYKNNELAFTIKQANDNVRVLEYNIQLINKLTGKVDKSFNSLSLPLDKPFDEYRHYKFTDLSPTTPYILRVFADDSMYNRSSQDIDIEAQSVNLNSITAPADLTGLTIGTAKTADALGLPKTVSLDTDAGRGEANVTWNVDASNYDPTVKTAQTFAVNGTVTLPTGVKNPNNVPLTTSIKVTVNKIPQSQMTATATSQETIGENNSASMAIDGDPQTFWHTKWDKSDVLPQSITLNLGGTYAIDKVAYLPRPSGSNGNITGYNVYVSTDGVAFTKVASGTWANDNAEKVATFDPTDASYVKLEATAGVNGWAAAAEISVLETETVKN
- a CDS encoding ROK family protein — protein: MNIGVDLGGTNIRVAVIDDNGIILEELGCPTEAGNGPLPAIEKIIAMIQSLQEKHAIRSVGIGAPGPLDAKRGIIIEPPNLSSWKNIELTKMIESAMHLPVYLENDANAAALAEALIGAGKEAESVFYITVSTGIGGGYVYDGKLIPGAQGNCGEIGNMIVDPHAIDAPNLNKGALEALASGTAIGRKAESVFGPGHGAKEVFLFAQEGNQEAAEIIDEALSYLAMGIANIVHTLNPEVIVLGGGVMKSKDLMLDPLKEKVLPLLYPSLRPHLQLKLALLDQKAGVVGAGMIPRQFMQN
- a CDS encoding S-layer homology domain-containing protein, translated to MTDTGGKDAIEKLASAGVITGYDDGTFKPNKTINREKMVIILSRIVDLSKVDKDASKGNFADIASASSYAANQIKDAEKAGIISGKGNGLFDPKGNSTRAEALTIVLYALNLNPQVKTLLDSLK
- a CDS encoding DeoR/GlpR family DNA-binding transcription regulator, which codes for MLAHERHENIMECLRKNKSVKVSSITKMFGVSTETVRRDFEYLEKEGYIRRVRGGAVLDNANSQEINFSLRETKNIEEKMEIAKIAAHYVTEGQSIALDVSTTNTELAKELKSRFQRLTVLTNSLIIAKELSEMPHYTILMPGGVLRNEELCLVGSLAEEFFKGFHIDTFFMSISGISLTEGLTDYGLGEFQVKKKMLENSQSCIVLADSSKFDVASLLKVCHFERVDRIISDSNLSEKVLQKYKKEGIEIVNKINLKEK
- a CDS encoding HupE/UreJ family protein, producing MKQRSFLSMFIIMILLFFGTATTSHAHSINMNYSDLNIEGNEILYDLFIEQTDLFPQFGTDLDNLVNDEQASQKIESYLQKGLRIDADSKPLTMELVSMNMAQKGAVRGMEFQLTFIADEEIEQFNLHYDLVFDDAPAHTSVLMVHAGEYFQQDMIDSTNRDILINLSQDLPKDPPQPETGSVLWKYFVLGIEHILTGYDHLLFLLSLVLIASRLKDALKIVTAFTIGHSITLFLVATDRIQVSSHWVEALIALTICYVAVENMFVQKAKWRWILTAIFGLIHGMGFAGALAETGLPKGNLIGSLLTFNLGVEAGQLMVLCLLLPFLLWLRRFPWYRKMMISTSCLIFVLSFYWLIQRL